Within the Thermostichus lividus PCC 6715 genome, the region GCCACACTCTTTCCCTCAAGGGTTGAGCAGCACGGCCATGCTCCCGATGTGTATTACGAGGTGTCTGCCGTTGTGATCACGCTGATTTTACTGGGGCGATGGCTAGAGCACCGCGCTAAGGGGGAAACCACCACTGCCCTTCGCAAGTTGATGGGGCTGCAACCGAGCACCGCCCGTGTTCTGCGCGATGGTATGGAGCAAGAGGTGCCAGTCAGCGCCGTTGGAGTGGGGGAGATTGTGGTGGTGCGTCCTGGGGAGAAAATTCCGGTGGATGGTGAGGTGATTGCCGGTGCTTCGACCGTGGATGAGGCGATGGTGACGGGGGAAAGTTTGCCGGTGGCTAAGGGAGTGGGGGACGAGGTGATTGGGGCGACCCTCAATCAAACAGGCAGCTTGCAGATCCGTGCCACCCGGGTGGGGCAAGAGACGTTTTTGGCTCAAATTGTCCGCTTAGTACGGCAAGCCCAAGGTTCAAAAGCGCCGATTCAACGGCTGGCAGATCAAATCACGGCGTGGTTTGTGCCTGTGGTGATTGCGATCGCCATCGTGACCTTTATCCTCTGGTACAGCGTTGCGGGCAATGCCACCTTGGCACTCCTCACGACCATTGGAGTGCTCATTATTGCCTGTCCCTGTGCTTTGGGGTTAGCCACCCCCACCTCGATTATCGTGGCCACTGGCAAGGGGGCAGAGTATGGTGTTTTGTTTAAGACTGCTGCCAGCCTAGAGCAAGCCCAAGCCATCCAAGTCCTTGTCCTAGATAAAACCGGCACCCTGACCCAAGGCCATCCCACCGTTACGGACGTTATCACCCATGGGGCAGAACCACTAGAGGTGCTCACCCTTGTGGCCTCTGTGGAATGGCACTCCGAACATCCCTTGGCAGTGGCAGTGGTGACCTACGCCCAATCCCAAGGGGTAACGCTGAAGGAGGTGACTGACTTTCAGGCGATCCCCGGCAGTGGCGTGGTTGCCACCGTGGCCACACAAACTGTCCATATCGGCACCCAGCGTTGGCTAGAGGAACTGGGGATGGCAACCCACGAGTTCGCCGCCGCAGTGCACACCCTAGAGGCACAGGGCAAAACGGTGATTTGGCTGGCGATCGCCCAAGGGGTGGTGGGGGTGATGGCCATTGCAGATACGGTCAAACCGGAGGCGGCAGAGGTTGTGCGTACCTTACACGCCCTAGGGCTAAGGGTTGTCATACTCACCGGCGATCATCCCACCACAGCTGCGGCCATTGCCCGGCAAGTGGGAATTGATCAGGTCTGTGCCGGTGTTCGCCCTGATCAAAAAGCAGCTACCATTGCGCAACTGCAAGCAGAGGGCAAGCGAGTCGCCATGGTCGGAGATGGCATTAATGATGCCCCCGCCTTAGCCCAAGCAGATGTCGGTATTGCCATTGGCACCGGCACGGATGTGGCGATCGCCACCAGTGACATCACCCTCATCTCCGGAGACCTCCACGGCATTGTCACTGCGATTCAACTGAGCCGTGCCACAATGCGCAATATCCGCCAAAATCTCTTTTTTGCCTTTGTCTATAACGTGGCCGGTATTCCCATTGCCGCAGGCATTCTCTATCCCCTTTGGGGCTGGCTCCTGAATCCAATGGTGGCGGGGGCAGCGATGGCCTTTAGTTCGGTGTCCGTTGTCCTGAATGCCCTGCGCTTACGCCACTTTCGTCCCCAAGTCGTTTCCCTCAGGCATCCCTTATGACCCAGACAATCACATTTTGGGCCACGCTAGTTGGGCTTGGCTTTCTCCTTGGGGTCACCTCTGGCCTCTTGCTGAGCAGTTGAGGAGGGCTAGCCCCTAGCGCAACCGTACATAACCTGCTTGTTCGATGGCAGATTGCCCTTGATTGGTCAACAGTAGGGCAGCATAGGCACGCCCCGCTTGGGCATCGGCACTGCCATCCGCCTTCACAATAACGAACAGTCGCCGCGTGATTGGGTAGCTGCCATCTTGAAAAGCACGAGCATTCAGACGATTCCGCTGAGCTGGGCAGCGCGCCGGTTCAACGTAAGGCAGTTGATAGGGAGGCACAAAGGTATTAGCTTGACGACCCAAGGGTAAGGGGCGAATACTACACTGACCAACAATTTCCGGTGCAGAGCCGTAGTAAATCCCCCCAAGAGTGCTTGCAACGCGGCGAAGGCCATCGGTAGTGTCCCGCACCATAACCACATTGGAGCCTAGGAGCCGTTCCCCCAGCACCTCCTTGATAAAAAACTCGACCGTGCCGCCGTCCTCTGGTCGGCGCGAAAAGGCAGTAATGGCTAAGTTAGGTCCCCCCACTTGGCTCCAGTTGTTCACTTTACCGGTGTAGATGTCTATCACTTGATTAACGGTGAGACCGGCAAGGGGAAGGTTGTGGTTGACGGCGATCGCCAAGCCATCGATCGCCACTGGAATAGCGTCAAGGGGAGTGCCTTGGCTCTGGGACTGCTGCCGTTCCTGATCATTGAGGGGGCGCGACGACTGAGAAAAGGCCAGTTGATTATTCAAGAGCATCCGAATACCGCTGCCAGACCCTGGCGTACCCGTGGGCGGATCCACGTACCGCAGCCGAAAGTTAGGCCATACCGTTTGAATTAAGGGATCCACATCGCGGCGAATGGGTGCCCACGTGGTACTGCCCCCATAGTTAAAAACACCACTGGGCACCTCCCGAACTTCAGCAAAGGTCTCAACCGTGACGTCCGGCGTGCTGGGGGTTGAGCCGTCTTGAGTGAGTAGCTCCCCAAGAGGATTTCCCGTCTGAGAATTCAGTAACCGCATCACCAACACCCCTGCCACCCCCACAATAGCGATCGTAAAGATGAGGGAGATTAGCAGCGGCAGCACATTATTGTTATTACCTTGGGACATAGGTAGGATCGGCAAACACTCTGCCCTTAGACTATCCCAACTTCAGCTAAAAACCGCAGGAGCCCTGCCCTTTGTCTGTAGGACAAGGGTCAGGAGGAATGTGGCTCTTGACTTTGATGATGTATCATAGCGCTACGGCTCAAGTCCTGAGTATCTCTTGCAAACTCAAGGTATCGCAGTCACAAGCCGCTAAGCTGGATGCCACGTTGTACTGGCAGGGGTTAACCTTGTGGTTGTGCCGCCGGCCTACACATCGCAGACTTGCCACAAGTGCCTGCATATTCATCCTGACCGGAGCAAATCCTATCGGTTGGGCAAGATGTTTACGTGCGGTCATTGTGGCTGGCAAGGGGATGCAGACTTTAACGGTGCGAATCTAATTGCGCTTTTGGAGCTGCCTGTAAACCAGCCTAGAGGTATGGCTGACGCCACCTACGGAGCGTGGTTGGCGTGCCAACTGCAGGGCTACCGAAAG harbors:
- a CDS encoding PstS family phosphate ABC transporter substrate-binding protein, whose protein sequence is MSQGNNNNVLPLLISLIFTIAIVGVAGVLVMRLLNSQTGNPLGELLTQDGSTPSTPDVTVETFAEVREVPSGVFNYGGSTTWAPIRRDVDPLIQTVWPNFRLRYVDPPTGTPGSGSGIRMLLNNQLAFSQSSRPLNDQERQQSQSQGTPLDAIPVAIDGLAIAVNHNLPLAGLTVNQVIDIYTGKVNNWSQVGGPNLAITAFSRRPEDGGTVEFFIKEVLGERLLGSNVVMVRDTTDGLRRVASTLGGIYYGSAPEIVGQCSIRPLPLGRQANTFVPPYQLPYVEPARCPAQRNRLNARAFQDGSYPITRRLFVIVKADGSADAQAGRAYAALLLTNQGQSAIEQAGYVRLR
- a CDS encoding heavy metal translocating P-type ATPase; amino-acid sequence: MAQIAFTLRGMRCAACGNIVTTAVQQVPGVSQCDVSFGAAQAMVTYDPQRVSWQAIQQAIAQAGYGAEPLVNTDLLAEATAEDNAQAVTMQELQHRLFLAGGATLVLVVGSLPMMLGVSIPWLPMWLHHPWLQLALTTPIQFWSGESFYGGAWKALRYRSATMDTLVALGTSAAYFYSLFATLFPSRVEQHGHAPDVYYEVSAVVITLILLGRWLEHRAKGETTTALRKLMGLQPSTARVLRDGMEQEVPVSAVGVGEIVVVRPGEKIPVDGEVIAGASTVDEAMVTGESLPVAKGVGDEVIGATLNQTGSLQIRATRVGQETFLAQIVRLVRQAQGSKAPIQRLADQITAWFVPVVIAIAIVTFILWYSVAGNATLALLTTIGVLIIACPCALGLATPTSIIVATGKGAEYGVLFKTAASLEQAQAIQVLVLDKTGTLTQGHPTVTDVITHGAEPLEVLTLVASVEWHSEHPLAVAVVTYAQSQGVTLKEVTDFQAIPGSGVVATVATQTVHIGTQRWLEELGMATHEFAAAVHTLEAQGKTVIWLAIAQGVVGVMAIADTVKPEAAEVVRTLHALGLRVVILTGDHPTTAAAIARQVGIDQVCAGVRPDQKAATIAQLQAEGKRVAMVGDGINDAPALAQADVGIAIGTGTDVAIATSDITLISGDLHGIVTAIQLSRATMRNIRQNLFFAFVYNVAGIPIAAGILYPLWGWLLNPMVAGAAMAFSSVSVVLNALRLRHFRPQVVSLRHPL